A window from Methylococcus mesophilus encodes these proteins:
- the ccmI gene encoding c-type cytochrome biogenesis protein CcmI — protein MTSFWVLAAALLLAGYGFFLPALLGQKSAPGVDRARLNWLINRQKREELAAETGDDKAAEQLGDDFDRDLLADLAAAEAKPPRQKPEAGKTSLIVVLTALPLAILALYGGLGRMDLIAHPAAVAAAAEPGMAAGDLQARVEQLSNRLQQQPNDLDGWLLLGRSLLAVQQMDKAVQAYEFAMKLAPDNPDVQALYAQALGEANQGSLQGRPTEIIDGILQRNPNHLHSLWLAGLAAAEREDKAKAVEYWKKLRSLLPADGEQTRQLDGYIAELAGTAPPEAKTASAAPTSAGAGKSIRVKVTLDTKLKGQAGPNDVVFIFARAAEGPPMPLAISRKKVSDLPAEITLNDGMAMAPGMKLSSFPRIVIGARVSKTGNAMPAPGDLQGLTSPVEAQDGGSYAVDIGQVVN, from the coding sequence ATGACATCGTTTTGGGTGCTGGCGGCGGCCCTGCTGCTGGCCGGCTACGGCTTTTTCCTTCCCGCCCTGCTCGGGCAGAAATCCGCCCCCGGCGTCGACCGCGCGAGGCTCAACTGGCTGATCAATCGGCAGAAGCGGGAAGAACTTGCGGCCGAGACAGGCGACGACAAAGCCGCCGAGCAACTCGGCGACGACTTCGACCGCGACCTCCTGGCCGACCTTGCCGCCGCCGAGGCCAAGCCCCCCCGGCAGAAGCCGGAGGCAGGGAAGACCTCCCTCATCGTCGTGTTGACGGCCTTGCCGCTGGCGATCCTGGCGCTGTACGGCGGGCTGGGCCGGATGGACCTGATCGCCCACCCGGCCGCCGTCGCCGCCGCCGCAGAGCCGGGAATGGCCGCGGGGGATTTGCAGGCGAGGGTCGAGCAGCTCTCCAATCGCCTCCAGCAGCAGCCCAACGATCTGGACGGCTGGCTGTTGCTTGGCCGCTCGCTGCTTGCGGTCCAGCAGATGGACAAGGCCGTGCAAGCCTACGAATTCGCGATGAAGCTGGCGCCCGACAATCCCGATGTGCAGGCGCTCTACGCCCAGGCGCTCGGGGAAGCGAACCAGGGCAGCCTCCAGGGCAGGCCGACTGAGATCATCGACGGCATCCTCCAGCGCAATCCGAACCACCTGCACAGCCTTTGGCTGGCCGGACTCGCCGCGGCGGAACGCGAGGACAAGGCCAAGGCCGTGGAATACTGGAAGAAGCTCCGCTCGCTCCTGCCCGCGGACGGCGAACAGACGCGGCAACTGGACGGCTATATCGCCGAACTGGCGGGCACGGCGCCGCCCGAGGCCAAGACGGCGAGCGCGGCTCCCACGTCCGCCGGAGCGGGCAAGAGCATCCGGGTGAAAGTTACCCTCGATACCAAGCTGAAAGGCCAGGCGGGACCCAACGACGTCGTCTTCATCTTCGCCCGCGCCGCGGAAGGCCCGCCCATGCCCCTGGCCATCAGCCGCAAGAAGGTCAGCGACCTGCCGGCCGAAATCACCCTGAACGACGGCATGGCGATGGCGCCCGGCATGAAGTTGTCGTCCTTCCCGCGCATCGTCATCGGCGCCCGCGTCTCCAAGACTGGCAATGCCATGCCCGCGCCCGGCGACCTGCAGGGCCTGACCTCCCCGGTGGAGGCGCAAGACGGCGGCAGTTACGCGGTGGATATCGGACAGGTCGTGAACTGA
- a CDS encoding glycine zipper domain-containing protein: MLAAIAPVLSAQEPYVYPAKGQSAEQMSADKAQCQAWATQQTGFDPLKAATAPQPTPGTQSGKGGLLRGGAKGAAAGAAIGAMAGDAGKGAEIGAVGGGVLSAAKHRRQQQAEQKAQAQQAQAQGAKSADFLRAYGACLKGRGYSVE; the protein is encoded by the coding sequence GTGTTGGCGGCAATTGCGCCGGTCCTTTCTGCGCAGGAGCCGTACGTCTATCCGGCCAAAGGCCAGAGCGCCGAGCAGATGTCGGCCGACAAAGCGCAATGCCAGGCCTGGGCGACCCAGCAGACCGGATTCGACCCGCTGAAAGCGGCGACCGCTCCCCAGCCGACGCCCGGAACGCAGTCCGGCAAGGGCGGCTTGCTGCGGGGAGGGGCGAAAGGCGCCGCGGCGGGCGCCGCCATCGGCGCAATGGCGGGCGATGCCGGCAAAGGGGCGGAGATCGGTGCGGTGGGCGGCGGCGTGCTCAGCGCCGCGAAGCACCGCCGCCAGCAGCAGGCCGAGCAGAAAGCCCAGGCTCAGCAGGCCCAAGCTCAGGGGGCTAAATCCGCCGATTTTCTGCGCGCCTATGGTGCCTGCCTGAAGGGGCGGGGCTACAGCGTCGAATAA
- a CDS encoding cytochrome c-type biogenesis protein → MKRLILCLCGLLAGHAADAMEVRQFDDPAKQERYETLIKDVRCLVCQNQSLAESDAELAKDLRTEVYNIIESGKSSEEAVQFLTDRYGDFVLYRPPFKSITLLLWLGPFLLLAGGAVFLWKQARRRAEAAQQEEALSAEERRRLQQLKDRFQG, encoded by the coding sequence ATGAAACGACTGATTCTTTGCCTTTGTGGCCTTTTGGCCGGCCACGCTGCGGATGCCATGGAAGTCCGCCAGTTCGACGATCCCGCCAAGCAGGAACGCTACGAAACGCTCATCAAGGACGTGCGCTGCCTGGTCTGCCAGAACCAGTCGCTCGCCGAATCGGATGCGGAACTGGCAAAGGACCTGCGCACCGAGGTCTACAACATCATCGAGAGCGGCAAGTCGAGCGAGGAAGCCGTGCAGTTCCTGACCGACCGCTACGGCGACTTCGTGCTCTACCGTCCTCCGTTCAAGAGCATCACGCTGCTGCTCTGGCTCGGGCCGTTCCTGCTGCTGGCCGGCGGCGCCGTCTTCCTGTGGAAGCAGGCCAGACGGCGCGCCGAGGCGGCGCAGCAGGAAGAGGCGCTCTCCGCCGAAGAGCGCCGGCGCCTCCAGCAGTTGAAAGACCGATTCCAGGGGTAA
- a CDS encoding DUF2092 domain-containing protein, translating to MKQNQRMRHPGALALAGLLICAGGGWATAADKPASKPAAESAPEVAIGAQVDQLLRQMGDYLKSAKEFSVHVDVLYDDLLASGQKIQLAASDDISVRRPDRFRVRYRTDVGEKRFWYDGKNFTLLDEAHGTYAVEQTPAGIDATLDYLIAQLGFTPPLSDLLYSDPYAILKPHAVFGFHAGMSEVGGMPCHHLAFVGKNVDWQLWIEDGKLPLPRKFVITYKTLPGAPQYMAVLSDWDFATHLPDSAFSAALPPKAERIGFLKAAVSARKEQAKKAP from the coding sequence GTGAAACAGAATCAACGGATGCGCCATCCCGGCGCACTGGCGCTCGCCGGACTGCTGATATGCGCTGGCGGCGGCTGGGCCACCGCGGCCGACAAGCCGGCATCGAAGCCGGCGGCCGAAAGCGCGCCGGAGGTGGCGATCGGCGCGCAGGTTGACCAGTTGCTGCGGCAGATGGGGGACTACCTAAAGTCAGCCAAGGAGTTTTCGGTGCACGTGGACGTGCTGTACGACGATCTTCTCGCTTCCGGTCAGAAGATCCAGCTTGCGGCATCCGACGACATATCGGTTCGGCGTCCCGACCGCTTCCGGGTTCGCTATCGGACCGACGTGGGTGAAAAGCGCTTCTGGTACGATGGCAAGAACTTCACCCTGCTGGACGAGGCGCACGGTACCTATGCCGTGGAGCAGACGCCGGCGGGCATCGATGCCACGCTGGATTATCTCATCGCTCAGCTCGGCTTCACGCCGCCGTTGTCCGACCTTCTGTACAGCGACCCCTATGCCATCCTGAAGCCGCACGCGGTATTCGGCTTCCATGCCGGGATGAGCGAGGTGGGCGGGATGCCGTGCCATCATCTCGCCTTCGTCGGCAAGAACGTCGACTGGCAGCTCTGGATCGAGGACGGCAAATTGCCGCTGCCCCGGAAATTCGTCATCACCTACAAAACGCTTCCCGGCGCGCCGCAGTACATGGCGGTGCTGTCCGACTGGGACTTCGCCACCCATCTGCCGGATTCCGCATTCAGTGCCGCGCTCCCGCCGAAGGCCGAGCGCATCGGCTTTCTGAAGGCTGCGGTTTCCGCCAGGAAAGAGCAGGCAAAGAAGGCGCCGTGA
- a CDS encoding DUF6515 family protein, with the protein MNRNTGFENRLGIAVLGLLLAGMGLPRITGAHGGFGGGFGGGHFGGGEFGGHVGGGGFGQRAGDDRGDEGQRYGGTGIGGGSFGGGGLGSVRASDGADGAGHDWRQNANRDFGNGGQGFQRPENRQEATPDQRQQDRDNEINTVQQNRDKEINTVQQNAYKQQDSMAQYHTQQAEQLQKNRYDYYGGGNYYGPVFIGGTWGGYYSGMAMMGMMEGLMIGEMVASVPRNSQPVVVENNTYYYSNGAYYLPQGSGYVVTPPPQGATVTSLPPSCVTVYSGQQPYSDCGGAFYTPSGSGYTVVMPPPGLTVSSLPGGAATHTVNGVRYYEFGGIWYRPFYSGSDVVYQVVNSPNA; encoded by the coding sequence ATGAATCGAAATACCGGATTTGAGAACCGTCTGGGCATCGCCGTATTGGGCTTGCTGCTGGCCGGTATGGGCCTCCCCCGGATCACCGGCGCGCATGGCGGCTTCGGCGGGGGGTTCGGAGGCGGCCATTTCGGCGGTGGGGAATTCGGCGGCCATGTCGGGGGCGGCGGTTTCGGCCAGCGCGCGGGGGATGACCGCGGTGACGAGGGCCAACGCTACGGCGGGACCGGGATAGGCGGCGGCAGTTTCGGCGGCGGTGGCCTGGGCAGTGTGCGGGCGTCCGACGGCGCGGACGGCGCCGGCCACGACTGGCGGCAAAACGCGAACCGCGATTTCGGGAATGGAGGTCAGGGCTTTCAGCGCCCGGAAAACCGCCAGGAGGCAACGCCGGACCAGCGTCAGCAGGATCGGGACAACGAGATCAACACGGTTCAGCAGAATCGCGACAAGGAGATCAACACAGTCCAGCAGAATGCCTATAAACAGCAGGACTCCATGGCGCAATACCACACCCAGCAGGCGGAACAGCTCCAGAAAAACCGCTATGACTACTACGGCGGCGGCAACTACTACGGGCCGGTGTTCATCGGCGGTACCTGGGGCGGCTATTACAGCGGCATGGCGATGATGGGCATGATGGAAGGCCTCATGATCGGCGAGATGGTCGCTTCGGTGCCGCGCAACTCGCAGCCGGTCGTAGTCGAGAACAACACCTACTACTACTCGAACGGCGCCTATTATCTGCCGCAGGGTTCGGGTTATGTGGTGACGCCACCGCCGCAGGGAGCCACCGTGACCAGCCTGCCGCCATCCTGCGTCACGGTCTACAGCGGCCAGCAGCCTTATTCCGACTGCGGCGGCGCGTTCTATACGCCATCCGGCAGCGGCTACACGGTGGTCATGCCGCCACCCGGCCTGACCGTGAGTTCGCTCCCCGGAGGCGCGGCGACCCATACCGTCAACGGCGTCAGGTACTACGAATTCGGCGGGATCTGGTACCGTCCGTTCTACAGCGGCAGCGACGTGGTCTACCAGGTCGTCAACAGTCCGAATGCCTGA
- a CDS encoding DUF3313 domain-containing protein: MPSFRDVPGRPSALLAAVAVAVLCGCSATKQAREVQPSGFLGSYSSLRKGNGNEPLLVYANPAADCRKYSKVMVDPVTLWAKTGDSWLQKLEPKDRDMLRKLGTDTLLEVMNKARFEVVTQPGPDVMRVRMALTEADKANVLLKEGTVLAPYVTAPAALYSESTGQALFSGDAAFELEILDSLTGQRLYAAADKRVGKLDVRDFHEWDDVKEAFKSWGERGAQRLVQCRTTGSFASSPKEQSLEEKIDNNVP; the protein is encoded by the coding sequence ATGCCGTCATTTCGTGATGTTCCCGGCCGCCCCAGTGCCCTGCTGGCGGCCGTGGCCGTGGCAGTTCTCTGCGGCTGCAGCGCGACCAAGCAGGCCCGGGAGGTCCAACCGTCGGGATTCCTGGGAAGTTACTCGAGCCTGCGCAAGGGCAACGGCAACGAGCCTCTGCTGGTCTACGCCAATCCGGCCGCGGATTGCCGGAAATACAGCAAGGTGATGGTCGATCCTGTCACGCTATGGGCGAAAACGGGCGATTCCTGGCTGCAGAAGCTCGAGCCCAAGGACCGCGACATGCTGCGCAAGCTCGGCACCGATACCCTGCTGGAGGTGATGAACAAGGCCCGGTTCGAAGTGGTGACCCAGCCGGGTCCTGACGTGATGCGGGTGCGCATGGCACTGACCGAGGCCGACAAGGCCAACGTGCTGCTGAAGGAGGGTACCGTGCTGGCGCCTTATGTCACCGCGCCCGCCGCGCTTTACTCGGAATCCACGGGTCAGGCGTTGTTCTCTGGAGACGCGGCGTTCGAGCTGGAAATCCTGGATTCCCTGACCGGGCAGCGCCTGTATGCCGCCGCGGACAAGCGGGTCGGCAAGCTCGATGTCCGGGATTTCCACGAATGGGACGATGTGAAAGAGGCGTTCAAGTCCTGGGGCGAGCGCGGTGCGCAGCGGCTGGTGCAGTGCCGGACGACGGGCTCGTTTGCCTCCAGCCCCAAGGAGCAGAGTCTTGAGGAAAAAATCGACAACAATGTGCCTTAA
- a CDS encoding tetratricopeptide repeat protein, which yields MRPVVWLITACLCGAAYAEGDAGVKAVERGDYPAALREFKQAAERGEPAAQVNLGNLYMKGLGVEQDYAAAERWYRQAAERGDPIGQSKLGILYYYGLGVDKNTDEAARWFVKAAEQGESSAAAVLGSMYAEGEGVIRDNVKAYYWYTLAADGGQTDALEARATLVDEMTPGEIGEALQRVGDWREAQLKAAKPSAQDKADKPSGVKGKKRNGNGGARKKPRNSG from the coding sequence ATGCGTCCCGTGGTATGGCTTATCACGGCTTGTCTTTGCGGCGCGGCGTACGCCGAGGGGGACGCCGGAGTGAAGGCCGTCGAGCGTGGCGACTACCCTGCCGCATTGCGGGAGTTCAAGCAGGCGGCCGAGCGGGGTGAACCCGCGGCCCAGGTGAATCTCGGCAATCTTTACATGAAGGGGCTGGGCGTCGAGCAGGACTATGCGGCCGCCGAGCGCTGGTACCGCCAGGCCGCCGAGCGCGGCGATCCCATCGGGCAGAGCAAGCTGGGCATCCTTTACTACTACGGTCTCGGCGTGGACAAGAACACCGACGAAGCCGCCCGCTGGTTTGTCAAAGCTGCGGAACAGGGTGAGTCCAGCGCCGCGGCGGTGCTGGGTTCGATGTACGCCGAAGGCGAGGGGGTGATCCGCGACAACGTGAAGGCCTATTACTGGTACACACTGGCTGCCGACGGCGGCCAGACGGATGCGCTGGAAGCGCGTGCCACCCTCGTGGACGAAATGACGCCGGGCGAGATCGGCGAAGCCTTGCAGCGAGTCGGTGACTGGCGCGAGGCGCAACTCAAGGCGGCGAAGCCCTCGGCACAGGATAAAGCGGACAAGCCTTCTGGCGTGAAGGGAAAAAAGCGTAACGGAAACGGCGGTGCTCGAAAAAAACCTCGAAATAGCGGGTAA
- a CDS encoding YqgE/AlgH family protein — protein sequence MGYTPAMPSRHSLLIVLILSAALALGSAASAYVRAPEIPKGRSDTSGQFLVAHPKMPANLFAHSVIYVVSHDEGGAMGLVVNRLAGAGPLGKLLEAFGLKSNEQREIKLYLGGPVGVGQGFVLHSDDYAGASTRVLKKGLSLSTGPDILEALARGRGPRQVRMLFGYAGWSPGQLDGEIARGDWLLAPADTVLIFSDQPDTVWEQALKHAGLPL from the coding sequence GTGGGATACACTCCGGCCATGCCGTCCCGCCATTCCTTACTGATCGTCCTCATCCTGTCGGCCGCCCTGGCACTGGGCTCCGCGGCATCGGCCTATGTACGGGCGCCGGAAATCCCCAAGGGACGCTCAGACACCTCCGGCCAGTTTCTGGTCGCGCATCCGAAGATGCCGGCGAACCTTTTCGCGCACAGCGTCATCTACGTGGTGAGCCACGACGAGGGGGGCGCCATGGGCCTCGTCGTCAACCGTCTTGCCGGGGCGGGTCCGTTGGGGAAATTGCTGGAAGCCTTTGGGCTCAAGTCGAATGAGCAACGCGAGATCAAGCTGTATTTGGGCGGTCCGGTGGGAGTCGGGCAGGGCTTCGTCCTGCATTCCGACGATTACGCCGGTGCCAGCACCCGGGTGCTGAAAAAGGGCCTGTCGCTATCGACCGGGCCGGATATCCTGGAAGCCCTCGCGCGCGGCCGCGGCCCTCGGCAGGTCCGGATGCTGTTCGGCTATGCCGGCTGGTCGCCGGGCCAACTGGACGGCGAGATCGCCCGCGGCGACTGGCTGCTCGCGCCGGCGGACACCGTCCTGATCTTCTCCGACCAGCCGGACACCGTCTGGGAACAGGCGCTCAAGCACGCCGGCCTGCCCCTTTAG
- a CDS encoding ion channel gives MKESVGGKSPPLRVLPGHFVGFGRGPHYYVYLLATLIVLLIISAVTERLVVRIVEQLIMIGTLISGTLATGRTPVQIALTVTAAFVMFVAGWARLFVPETYWLTVVWLTFSFLFFSRVTLALAWDIFSSRANVSASLLYGAVSVYLLMGFTFANAHFLLETAAPGSYQCGAPQCHQDPVSPAYLYFSFVTLATVGYGDIVPLSRVAGMLAYMEAIAGQMYVAILVARLVGMQLSQSKD, from the coding sequence ATGAAGGAATCAGTAGGCGGCAAATCTCCTCCACTGCGCGTCCTGCCGGGCCACTTTGTCGGCTTCGGACGCGGGCCGCACTATTACGTTTATTTGCTGGCAACGTTGATCGTGCTCCTCATCATCAGCGCCGTGACGGAACGGCTGGTGGTCCGGATCGTGGAGCAACTGATCATGATCGGGACCCTCATTTCCGGCACCCTGGCCACCGGCAGGACGCCCGTCCAGATCGCGCTGACGGTCACTGCCGCCTTCGTCATGTTCGTGGCTGGCTGGGCCCGTTTGTTCGTGCCGGAAACCTATTGGCTCACGGTCGTCTGGCTGACATTCAGCTTCCTGTTCTTCTCCCGAGTCACGCTTGCGCTGGCCTGGGACATCTTCTCCAGCCGGGCGAATGTTTCCGCCAGCCTGCTGTACGGTGCCGTCAGCGTCTATCTGCTGATGGGATTCACTTTCGCCAATGCCCATTTCCTGTTGGAAACCGCGGCGCCCGGGTCTTACCAGTGCGGCGCGCCGCAGTGTCATCAGGATCCGGTATCGCCCGCCTACCTGTATTTCAGCTTCGTCACGCTTGCGACCGTGGGCTACGGCGACATCGTGCCGCTGAGCCGGGTGGCGGGCATGCTGGCCTACATGGAGGCGATCGCCGGCCAGATGTACGTGGCGATCCTGGTGGCCCGGCTGGTCGGCATGCAATTGTCCCAATCCAAAGACTAA
- a CDS encoding DUF4136 domain-containing protein: MYRKTLWRPLSAAAGSLLVVLLAACATIRVDTDFDRNADFSRYKTYFWLSRPASGNASVDRRIVELVDAALRSKGWRKVGEGKGDAALDAEVLTEEEERNDTYYDGWALNQNVGPAQTVVTTFREGTLIVNILDGRSERPIWRGVAHETISENPAENEALAKQAIAKMFAAFPPVPASR, encoded by the coding sequence GTGTACCGGAAAACGTTGTGGAGACCGCTGTCGGCGGCGGCCGGATCGCTTCTCGTGGTGTTGCTCGCCGCTTGCGCCACGATCCGGGTTGATACCGATTTCGACCGGAACGCCGATTTCTCGCGGTACAAGACCTACTTTTGGCTCAGCCGGCCGGCGTCCGGCAATGCGTCGGTTGACCGGCGCATCGTCGAACTGGTCGATGCGGCACTACGTTCCAAGGGCTGGCGCAAGGTCGGCGAAGGCAAGGGGGATGCCGCCCTGGATGCGGAGGTCCTGACCGAGGAGGAGGAACGCAACGATACCTACTACGACGGCTGGGCCCTCAATCAGAACGTCGGTCCCGCCCAAACGGTGGTCACCACTTTCCGGGAGGGGACCCTGATCGTAAACATCCTCGATGGCCGGTCGGAGCGGCCCATCTGGCGAGGGGTGGCGCATGAAACCATTTCCGAGAATCCGGCCGAGAATGAAGCGCTGGCCAAGCAGGCGATAGCGAAGATGTTCGCGGCCTTTCCGCCGGTGCCGGCGTCCCGCTAG
- a CDS encoding YceK/YidQ family lipoprotein produces MNTKRGLAVTLVLIATLASGCASIRARTDVLPRKGWTVYPGAQQGVTDIDAAVNGKLPYPGWMQVLLFPAFVLDLPVGAVFDTLALPYDLYRINHPEDFAGRKRK; encoded by the coding sequence ATGAACACGAAGCGCGGCCTAGCCGTCACCCTGGTCCTGATCGCCACCCTGGCAAGCGGGTGCGCCAGCATCCGCGCCCGCACCGATGTGTTGCCCAGGAAGGGCTGGACCGTCTACCCCGGCGCACAGCAGGGTGTGACGGACATCGACGCAGCCGTCAACGGCAAACTGCCCTATCCCGGCTGGATGCAAGTGCTGCTGTTCCCCGCGTTCGTGCTGGACCTGCCGGTGGGCGCCGTCTTCGACACACTGGCCCTGCCCTACGACCTCTACCGCATCAACCACCCGGAAGACTTCGCCGGGAGAAAGCGCAAGTGA
- a CDS encoding L,D-transpeptidase family protein — protein sequence MNVSLFPVLISARRLCGNFSIRLPQRLLFVAAASALLGGCAFTPPPREAPPSPPPLPVAVEKHQFSVAGDESVVGHLASVETREGDTLSDIARHYGLGFQELSEANPGLDPWVPEAGRRLVLPLQFTLPDAPRKGVIINLATMRLYHFPPKSADGAVSTYPVGIGKEGRSTPTGYMTVVRKTEFPTWYPTENIRKDHALKGDPLPAAVSPGPDNPLGDYAMYLSRPQYLIHGTNKPYSIGFRASNGCIRLYPEDIAAVFPDVKTGAAVRIVNQPYLVGRKGGQVYLEAHEPYEELNQARLKSELTARLKRLEKKEGAVLDWPKVEQVLAEARGIPVPIQANSPPASASLAQATQLQRPAAWFGRPELPPENANGWLVKAATTREELSARRVAAVLNHQGPPIPARAVKSGDGYEVLAGPFKDGKEAKSAAKRLKIDLELDAEVRPPAEAVRVAGAKPLPQTGQ from the coding sequence ATGAACGTCTCACTTTTCCCGGTCTTGATTTCGGCTCGCCGCCTGTGCGGCAATTTCTCCATCCGTCTGCCGCAGCGGTTGCTGTTCGTGGCTGCGGCCAGCGCACTGCTCGGAGGCTGTGCCTTCACGCCTCCGCCGCGGGAGGCACCTCCGAGTCCGCCGCCGCTTCCGGTCGCGGTCGAGAAACACCAGTTCAGCGTGGCCGGAGACGAAAGCGTGGTCGGCCATCTGGCGTCGGTCGAGACCCGCGAGGGCGACACGCTGTCGGACATCGCACGCCATTATGGCCTTGGATTTCAGGAGCTTAGCGAGGCCAATCCCGGCCTCGATCCCTGGGTGCCGGAAGCCGGCCGCCGGCTGGTGCTGCCTCTGCAGTTCACTCTGCCGGATGCGCCGCGCAAGGGAGTGATCATCAACCTGGCGACGATGCGGCTCTATCATTTCCCGCCCAAATCCGCGGATGGGGCCGTCTCCACCTATCCGGTCGGCATCGGCAAGGAAGGGCGTTCGACGCCGACCGGCTACATGACGGTGGTCCGCAAGACCGAGTTTCCGACCTGGTATCCCACCGAGAACATCCGCAAGGATCACGCGCTCAAGGGCGATCCGCTGCCGGCGGCCGTGTCGCCCGGTCCCGACAATCCGCTCGGCGATTACGCGATGTATCTCAGCCGGCCGCAATACCTGATTCACGGCACCAACAAGCCTTACAGCATCGGGTTCCGCGCAAGCAACGGCTGCATCCGGCTGTACCCGGAAGACATCGCCGCGGTGTTCCCCGACGTGAAGACGGGGGCCGCCGTCCGCATCGTCAACCAGCCGTACCTGGTGGGCCGCAAGGGCGGGCAGGTCTACCTGGAGGCGCATGAGCCATATGAGGAACTGAATCAGGCCAGGCTGAAAAGCGAGCTTACCGCCAGGCTGAAGCGTCTGGAGAAAAAGGAAGGCGCCGTTCTGGACTGGCCCAAGGTAGAGCAGGTTCTTGCCGAGGCTCGGGGCATTCCCGTGCCGATCCAGGCGAATTCGCCGCCGGCGTCGGCCTCGCTGGCCCAGGCGACGCAGCTTCAGCGGCCTGCCGCTTGGTTCGGCCGGCCGGAGCTGCCGCCTGAAAATGCAAACGGCTGGCTGGTGAAGGCGGCGACCACGCGGGAGGAGCTGAGTGCCCGCCGCGTGGCCGCCGTACTGAACCATCAGGGACCGCCCATTCCTGCGCGAGCGGTGAAGAGTGGCGATGGCTACGAGGTGCTGGCGGGGCCGTTCAAGGACGGCAAGGAGGCCAAATCGGCGGCGAAGCGCTTGAAAATCGACCTGGAGCTCGATGCCGAAGTGCGGCCGCCGGCCGAAGCCGTGCGCGTCGCGGGGGCGAAGCCTTTGCCGCAAACCGGCCAGTGA
- a CDS encoding DUF3313 domain-containing protein yields MEEKSAVAASIGSRGAIFPVLAVCLLSVAGCATTEKAELKPGGLKCAFLGSDCSKLSPGPKDGAALRYNNPKADWTKYNKVLVSPVTFWGGDTTQVSAADQQELVNYFNQKLKEKIGEKMQLADRPGPGVLKLDVAMTDAETATPVLRSVSMIIPQAHMLSNLKYLATDTFPFVGGAQGEAKITDSVTGQTLALVVDRRIGGGNVSTGFQWQWGDAQNAIDAWCERAANKLSAWTSGTEKP; encoded by the coding sequence ATGGAAGAAAAGTCTGCGGTTGCCGCTTCGATCGGTTCCAGAGGTGCGATTTTCCCGGTCCTGGCCGTCTGTCTGCTGTCGGTGGCGGGCTGTGCGACGACCGAAAAGGCCGAACTCAAACCGGGCGGCTTGAAGTGCGCCTTCCTGGGCAGCGATTGTTCCAAGCTTTCGCCGGGCCCCAAGGACGGTGCGGCGTTGCGCTATAACAATCCGAAGGCTGACTGGACCAAGTACAACAAGGTCCTGGTCAGCCCGGTGACCTTTTGGGGAGGGGATACGACCCAGGTTTCCGCTGCCGACCAGCAGGAACTGGTCAACTACTTCAACCAGAAGCTCAAGGAAAAGATCGGCGAGAAGATGCAACTCGCCGATCGCCCAGGCCCCGGCGTGCTGAAACTGGATGTGGCCATGACGGACGCCGAAACTGCGACGCCTGTGCTGCGGTCGGTGTCCATGATCATCCCGCAGGCGCATATGCTGTCCAACCTGAAATACTTGGCGACGGATACCTTCCCTTTCGTCGGCGGCGCCCAGGGTGAAGCCAAGATCACGGATTCCGTGACCGGCCAGACGTTGGCGCTGGTGGTGGACCGGAGGATCGGCGGCGGCAATGTTTCCACCGGGTTCCAGTGGCAATGGGGCGATGCCCAGAACGCGATCGACGCCTGGTGCGAACGGGCAGCCAACAAGCTTTCCGCCTGGACCTCGGGTACCGAAAAGCCCTAG